In Blastopirellula sp. J2-11, a single genomic region encodes these proteins:
- a CDS encoding right-handed parallel beta-helix repeat-containing protein codes for MIDHQNTIIDFNGAHLKLKPNGLKKYSIVEIIDGAKNLRITNGTIQGDKEDHDFKTNRGSHEWGHGLVVHGGSELEIDHLTVSGVTGDGVSTRFTGARNREELVSKILHSVYPRDLESGGFSAAGGKIDNGETIRSIAPFDLAKSEGEFEFGYSTGYSGYPFIQDREYRAFFFDESQQFLESQRCLQFRKVQVPPAARFVHLEFNQSNVPDRPLHAGAGRKSFAGRISDYKGSVDVHFHHNKLVANRRLGMGYCGGRRWLIEENHFVQNGGVAPGYGIDLEDGWESMQDVVIRNNYFKENQRGDLVICAGTELLIEGNHFEGNVAVHGRPHNYTFRKNHFTGGHIGYTTRTGVAEIHDNYYENCTLSIRFDTAAVADGLRRDPGESVRTPPLKLRNETLRSVKKLTGTYVDFANSSFEDVKFVAGKETQLMLFKGGVVESCSALFEATGPPVLFQADFCQGELVEEGPGRSRLKPQNGNSK; via the coding sequence GTGATCGATCATCAAAATACGATCATTGATTTCAATGGCGCCCACTTAAAGCTCAAGCCAAATGGCTTGAAAAAATACTCCATCGTCGAAATCATCGACGGCGCTAAGAATTTGCGGATTACGAACGGAACGATCCAAGGCGATAAAGAAGACCATGATTTCAAGACGAATCGGGGATCTCATGAGTGGGGGCATGGACTGGTTGTTCACGGCGGCAGCGAACTTGAAATTGACCATCTGACGGTAAGCGGCGTAACCGGGGACGGCGTTAGCACCCGCTTTACAGGCGCCCGCAATCGGGAAGAACTGGTCTCCAAGATCCTGCATTCAGTCTACCCGCGTGATCTCGAATCAGGCGGTTTCTCGGCCGCAGGAGGGAAGATTGATAACGGGGAAACAATCCGAAGTATCGCACCATTTGATCTCGCCAAGAGCGAAGGGGAGTTTGAATTTGGCTACTCCACCGGCTACTCGGGATATCCATTCATTCAGGATCGCGAGTACCGAGCTTTCTTTTTTGACGAGAGCCAGCAGTTCCTTGAATCGCAAAGATGTTTGCAATTTCGCAAGGTTCAAGTCCCACCGGCGGCTCGATTTGTTCATCTCGAATTCAATCAAAGTAATGTTCCAGATAGGCCGCTGCATGCAGGCGCAGGAAGGAAGAGCTTTGCTGGACGAATCTCTGATTACAAAGGCTCTGTCGACGTCCACTTTCACCACAATAAACTTGTCGCCAATCGCCGATTGGGGATGGGCTACTGCGGCGGCAGAAGGTGGCTGATCGAAGAAAATCATTTTGTGCAAAACGGCGGCGTCGCTCCTGGATATGGCATCGACCTAGAAGATGGGTGGGAATCGATGCAGGACGTTGTCATCAGAAACAACTACTTCAAAGAAAACCAGCGTGGAGATTTGGTCATCTGTGCTGGAACGGAATTGCTGATTGAAGGGAATCATTTTGAGGGCAATGTCGCCGTGCATGGTCGTCCGCACAATTACACCTTTCGTAAAAACCATTTTACGGGTGGGCATATAGGATATACGACGCGGACCGGGGTCGCGGAAATTCATGACAACTATTACGAAAACTGCACCCTCTCCATTCGGTTCGATACCGCAGCCGTTGCGGATGGACTTCGTCGAGATCCAGGAGAATCGGTACGCACGCCGCCGTTGAAGCTCCGCAACGAAACGCTACGCTCGGTGAAAAAGTTAACCGGCACCTACGTCGATTTCGCGAATTCCTCTTTTGAGGATGTGAAATTTGTCGCCGGCAAAGAAACGCAGTTGATGCTGTTCAAAGGGGGCGTGGTGGAGTCTTGTTCGGCGCTATTTGAAGCAACGGGCCCCCCCGTGCTGTTCCAGGCAGATTTTTGTCAAGGAGAACTGGTCGAAGAAGGTCCGGGGCGATCCCGCTTGAAGCCGCAAAACGGGAATTCAAAATAG
- a CDS encoding DUF1559 domain-containing protein, with translation MSNSIHFRRYGFTLVELLVVIAIIGVLIALLLPAVQQAREAARRTQCNNKLKQFGLAMHNYHDTFTALPPGSRIKGALPGNSLTPEHSAGGAWVDDQSWCQPILPFIEQAALFDIIDQNVSWMNNQSGANTNEAPRRVRVEAFECPTAGMKLVYDDTPQFVRWKGNYTVNFGNTNYGQQTKDSETFKGAPFTQGVYLRFRDLKDGLSGTMLMSESLAVEGDPIHGEFTRGTGGQGFTSWLSPNASACDEITRQAAPTSEQDTIGFCTTLLSGDWTNVHKQVVAARSQHPGGVQAAHCDGSVRFVSETIDLAIWRASSTAHGHEVNANP, from the coding sequence ATGTCGAATTCCATCCACTTCCGGCGATATGGCTTCACGCTCGTCGAGTTACTGGTAGTGATCGCCATCATCGGCGTATTGATCGCATTATTACTTCCCGCCGTGCAACAAGCACGTGAAGCCGCGCGTCGAACGCAGTGCAACAACAAGCTGAAACAGTTCGGTCTGGCCATGCATAACTATCACGATACGTTCACAGCGCTGCCGCCGGGCTCGCGGATCAAAGGGGCTTTGCCAGGTAATTCGCTAACGCCCGAGCATTCCGCGGGGGGAGCTTGGGTGGACGATCAGAGTTGGTGCCAGCCGATTCTCCCCTTCATCGAACAAGCGGCCCTGTTTGACATAATCGATCAAAACGTCTCTTGGATGAACAATCAATCAGGAGCGAATACCAACGAAGCTCCGCGCCGCGTTCGCGTCGAAGCGTTTGAATGCCCCACGGCTGGCATGAAGCTGGTTTACGACGATACGCCGCAATTTGTGCGTTGGAAGGGGAACTACACGGTCAACTTTGGCAACACCAATTATGGCCAGCAAACTAAAGATTCCGAGACGTTTAAAGGCGCTCCCTTTACGCAGGGAGTCTATCTCCGTTTTCGCGATCTGAAAGATGGTCTCTCGGGAACGATGCTGATGTCGGAAAGTCTCGCCGTGGAGGGCGATCCTATTCATGGCGAGTTCACCCGGGGAACCGGCGGCCAAGGCTTTACTTCGTGGTTGTCCCCCAATGCTTCGGCATGCGACGAGATCACGCGGCAAGCGGCGCCGACAAGCGAACAAGATACGATTGGTTTCTGCACGACGCTTTTGTCGGGAGATTGGACCAACGTGCATAAGCAAGTGGTCGCCGCGCGCAGCCAACACCCCGGAGGCGTGCAAGCTGCTCATTGCGACGGTTCGGTGCGGTTCGTCAGCGAAACAATCGACCTAGCAATCTGGCGAGCAAGTTCAACTGCGCATGGACATGAAGTCAACGCCAATCCGTAG
- a CDS encoding XylR family transcriptional regulator, protein MRRVALIIETSRTYGRDLLRGIRRYTQEHEPWSLFVEARDLDSTPPSWLRSWHGDGILTRSGSKAIAAAVRQTGIPAIELRSRRWNSKLPHLGIDNGLVASLVAEHFLERGFQHFGVFALDVEPFFVERRKNFVSYLKQRGFSCSVFRQPGRLEKSEAWESQQQKLMDWIYELPRPTAIMACTDQLGCWLLDACFRLSVRVPEEVAVVGVENDEVIATMSTPPLSSVRFPGEQIGYEAARWLERMMNGETLLSQSTLMAPICVETRQSSDIVAISDPWLSHAIKVIRERACAGLTVADLLAEVPLSRSSLERGFRQFLDRSPNEEIVRIRIDQVCRLLRETDMSLDVIAQRTGFARAQYLLQVFRKIKGATPGAYRRLHKPR, encoded by the coding sequence ATGCGACGAGTTGCCCTGATTATCGAAACGTCGCGGACCTATGGACGCGATCTGTTGCGTGGAATCAGGCGATATACGCAAGAGCACGAACCATGGTCGTTGTTTGTGGAAGCCCGCGACCTCGACTCGACGCCGCCCTCTTGGCTGCGCAGTTGGCATGGAGACGGAATCTTGACTCGCTCCGGGAGCAAAGCGATCGCGGCGGCGGTTCGACAGACAGGGATACCGGCCATCGAGTTAAGATCGCGTCGCTGGAATTCAAAGCTGCCTCATTTGGGCATCGACAATGGGCTGGTCGCTTCGCTAGTGGCCGAGCACTTTTTGGAACGCGGGTTCCAACATTTCGGCGTCTTCGCACTCGATGTCGAACCCTTCTTTGTCGAACGCCGCAAAAATTTCGTCTCCTATTTGAAGCAACGCGGATTTTCTTGTTCGGTCTTTCGCCAACCGGGGCGACTCGAGAAGTCAGAAGCTTGGGAATCGCAGCAACAAAAACTGATGGACTGGATCTACGAACTCCCTCGGCCGACCGCCATCATGGCATGTACCGATCAGCTTGGGTGTTGGCTGCTCGACGCTTGCTTTCGACTTTCGGTGCGCGTACCGGAAGAAGTCGCCGTCGTCGGCGTTGAAAACGACGAGGTAATCGCCACCATGAGCACGCCGCCGCTGAGCAGCGTCCGCTTTCCTGGCGAACAGATCGGTTATGAGGCGGCCCGGTGGTTAGAAAGAATGATGAACGGCGAAACGCTCCTTAGCCAATCGACGCTCATGGCGCCGATCTGCGTCGAGACGCGTCAATCATCCGACATTGTTGCGATCAGCGACCCGTGGCTCTCTCATGCGATAAAAGTCATTCGTGAGCGAGCCTGCGCTGGACTGACGGTGGCGGATCTCTTGGCCGAAGTTCCGTTATCACGAAGTTCGCTGGAACGCGGGTTTCGGCAGTTTCTCGATCGTTCCCCCAACGAAGAAATCGTGCGAATTCGTATCGATCAGGTCTGCCGTCTGTTACGCGAAACCGATATGAGCCTGGATGTGATCGCCCAACGCACTGGTTTCGCTCGAGCGCAATATTTGCTGCAAGTCTTCCGCAAGATTAAGGGTGCGACGCCTGGCGCCTATCGGCGATTGCATAAACCTCGATAA
- a CDS encoding DUF1559 domain-containing protein encodes MSISKFLRRNAFTLVELLVVIAIIGVLIALLLPAVQQAREAARRIQCGNQFKQFGLAMHNYHDTFGALPPGSRLKGEFPGNSTTPSHPAGGSWVNDQSWSQPILPFIEQGPLFDQIDPTVAWMSSASGANTNEAARRAKVEQFECPSAEMILVNEGTPQFVYWKGNYVVNFGNTDYGQQTKSSVSFLGAPFRQGENQRFRDINDGLSGTLMMSESIAMEGDPMHGAYSTSAGGQQFTTWLSPNASACDEITRQEPTAGEQARVRFCTTLLASNWTKVQAQVLAARSWHPGGVQAANCDGSVRFVAETIDLAVWRASSTSQGGEAISN; translated from the coding sequence ATGTCCATTTCAAAATTTCTCCGCCGAAACGCGTTTACGCTCGTCGAATTACTGGTGGTGATCGCCATTATTGGGGTTTTGATCGCCTTGTTGCTGCCTGCTGTTCAGCAAGCGCGAGAAGCGGCGCGACGCATCCAATGCGGCAATCAGTTCAAGCAGTTCGGTCTAGCCATGCACAACTATCACGACACCTTTGGCGCGCTGCCGCCGGGTTCGCGACTCAAAGGCGAGTTCCCCGGAAACTCGACAACCCCCTCTCATCCAGCAGGCGGCAGTTGGGTCAACGATCAATCCTGGAGCCAGCCGATCTTGCCGTTTATTGAACAAGGTCCGTTGTTCGATCAGATCGATCCGACCGTCGCTTGGATGAGCAGCGCTTCAGGCGCGAACACGAATGAGGCGGCCCGTCGAGCGAAGGTCGAACAGTTTGAATGCCCTTCCGCAGAAATGATCTTGGTCAACGAGGGTACGCCTCAGTTCGTCTACTGGAAAGGAAACTATGTAGTGAACTTCGGCAACACCGACTACGGTCAGCAGACGAAAAGTTCGGTTTCGTTTCTGGGGGCTCCTTTTCGACAAGGAGAGAACCAGCGATTCCGTGATATTAACGACGGGCTATCGGGAACCTTGATGATGTCGGAAAGCATTGCGATGGAGGGTGATCCAATGCACGGCGCTTATAGCACCAGCGCCGGCGGCCAACAATTTACGACTTGGCTGTCTCCCAACGCATCGGCCTGCGACGAGATTACACGGCAAGAGCCGACGGCCGGCGAGCAAGCGCGCGTTCGATTTTGTACGACGCTCTTAGCCAGCAATTGGACCAAAGTTCAGGCGCAAGTCCTCGCAGCACGCAGCTGGCACCCTGGCGGAGTGCAAGCGGCGAACTGCGACGGTTCGGTCCGGTTCGTCGCCGAGACCATCGACTTGGCGGTTTGGCGAGCCAGTTCGACTTCGCAAGGAGGGGAAGCGATCAGCAACTAA
- a CDS encoding DUF1559 domain-containing protein, with protein MYQFDSPGRRGFTLVELLVVIAIIGVLIALLLPAVQQAREAARRIQCGNQFKQFGLAMHNYHDTFGKLPPGSRIEGAFPGNSSTPMHPSGGSWVDDQSWYQPILPFIEQSALFDIIDSTVCWNGSTSTQTARETRVAAFECPSAEMIFTPIPTAHQYECWKGNYVVNFGNTDYGQQTKSSVTFKGAPFRQGRNQKFRDIKDGLSQTLMMSECIAMSGDPIHGDFSRSTGGQQFTTWLSPNASACDEITRQEPTAAEQARVQFCTTLLASNWTKVQVQVVAARSWHPGGVQAANCDGSVRFVPETIDLAVWRANSTSQGGESISQ; from the coding sequence ATGTATCAATTTGATTCCCCAGGCCGCCGAGGCTTCACCCTCGTCGAACTGCTTGTGGTGATCGCCATTATTGGAGTCTTGATCGCCTTACTATTGCCTGCCGTCCAGCAAGCGCGAGAAGCGGCGCGACGCATTCAATGCGGCAATCAGTTCAAGCAATTCGGCTTAGCCATGCACAACTATCACGACACTTTTGGCAAGTTGCCTCCGGGCTCGCGAATAGAAGGCGCGTTTCCTGGCAATTCGTCGACGCCGATGCATCCCAGCGGCGGCAGTTGGGTAGACGATCAAAGTTGGTATCAGCCGATTCTTCCGTTCATCGAGCAATCGGCTTTATTCGACATCATCGACTCCACCGTCTGTTGGAACGGAAGCACCAGCACGCAAACCGCACGGGAAACTCGGGTCGCCGCCTTTGAATGTCCTTCGGCCGAGATGATATTCACGCCGATCCCCACAGCGCATCAATACGAATGTTGGAAAGGAAATTACGTCGTCAATTTCGGCAATACCGATTATGGGCAACAAACGAAAAGCTCGGTCACGTTCAAAGGGGCGCCATTTCGCCAGGGGCGAAATCAAAAGTTCCGAGACATCAAAGATGGACTTTCACAAACCTTAATGATGTCAGAATGTATCGCGATGTCAGGCGATCCGATCCATGGAGATTTCTCGCGTTCGACCGGCGGTCAACAGTTTACAACTTGGCTCTCTCCCAATGCATCGGCTTGTGATGAGATTACGCGCCAAGAGCCGACGGCCGCCGAGCAAGCGCGCGTTCAATTTTGCACAACGTTGTTGGCCAGCAACTGGACGAAAGTTCAAGTGCAAGTCGTCGCCGCGCGCAGCTGGCACCCAGGCGGCGTACAAGCAGCCAACTGCGACGGCTCGGTGCGATTCGTCCCAGAGACCATCGACTTGGCGGTATGGCGAGCCAATTCAACTTCGCAAGGAGGCGAATCGATCAGCCAATAG